A single genomic interval of Lewinellaceae bacterium harbors:
- a CDS encoding Crp/Fnr family transcriptional regulator, which produces MNPPESFQSLHEEAEWLVLRYFPRLGPELVSLFLKEGKLLTVEPQSTLIREGQYIKVIPVVLRGLVKVSITSDVKEFLLYYIEAKESCIMSFAAGLHNDPSRVTAVAEEESLLLLLPTEQVKQWTETYPAFNKLFMELFDQRYQDLLQNIQLVLFHNLDDRLLHYLQERGQHTHRAVIDLSHRRIAQDMGTAREVITRTLQRLEMEGKIRQKNDGIELI; this is translated from the coding sequence ATGAATCCACCCGAATCATTCCAATCACTGCATGAGGAAGCCGAGTGGCTGGTCCTGCGGTATTTCCCAAGGCTGGGCCCCGAACTGGTTTCATTATTCCTTAAGGAAGGCAAGCTTCTCACCGTCGAACCACAGAGTACGCTCATACGTGAAGGTCAGTACATTAAGGTTATCCCGGTGGTGCTCAGAGGTCTGGTCAAGGTGTCCATAACTTCCGATGTCAAAGAATTTTTGCTCTATTACATTGAAGCAAAGGAAAGCTGCATCATGTCCTTTGCCGCCGGCTTGCACAATGATCCGTCGCGTGTTACGGCTGTAGCTGAAGAAGAAAGCCTGTTGCTTCTGTTGCCTACCGAACAGGTAAAGCAATGGACGGAGACCTATCCGGCATTCAACAAACTGTTTATGGAACTTTTCGACCAGCGCTATCAGGACCTGCTGCAGAATATTCAGCTGGTGTTATTCCATAACCTTGATGACCGGCTGTTGCATTATCTCCAGGAGCGGGGACAGCATACCCACCGGGCGGTTATTGATTTGTCCCACCGGAGAATTGCCCAGGATATGGGTACGGCAAGGGAGGTGATCACGCGCACACTCCAGCGATTGGAAATGGAAGGTAAGATCCGCCAGAAGAACGACGGTATTGAATTGATTTGA
- a CDS encoding MBL fold metallo-hydrolase, translating to MGAQLTFFGGADAVTGSKSLLQYQNWNILVDCGMFQGLKRLRLKNWEPSGIPVDQLNAVLLTHAHLDHCGYLPVLVREGFKGPIHCTTPTEALVGIILKDSAKIQEEEAERANHYGYTIHHPARPLYDLEDVMHCLPLMVPHEFHQWQNLDDQFRFQFRNAGHILGSAMIEIQMGEHSILFTGDLGTQHPLLLPPPEKVAAVDTLVVESTYGDREHTDGDAKATLHKIIWETYQKDGDLIIPTFAVERAQELLFLLSELKVEKQLPDVPIYLDSPMGVSATAVMLRSSEWHTLSNAQIQAMDHVADLIVDVKASKEAVADPRPKIVLAGSGMITGGRVLHYLDKGLSDPRNTVLLVGYQAEGTRGRTLENGAQELKFFGSYHPVRAAIKKMDYLSGHADQRDILDWLRQFKQAPKNVLINHGEPHSSDALRTKIHHELGWNCEVAHMHQTYQIS from the coding sequence ATGGGAGCGCAATTAACATTTTTCGGAGGTGCGGATGCAGTTACCGGATCAAAGTCTTTGCTGCAATACCAAAACTGGAATATTTTGGTGGATTGCGGTATGTTTCAGGGCCTTAAACGTCTGCGTCTCAAAAACTGGGAGCCTTCTGGTATCCCGGTGGATCAGCTTAATGCCGTATTATTGACCCATGCGCATCTGGACCACTGTGGCTATTTGCCGGTATTGGTGAGGGAGGGATTTAAGGGGCCTATCCATTGCACGACGCCGACCGAAGCCCTGGTAGGGATCATTCTGAAAGACAGTGCTAAAATCCAGGAAGAAGAAGCGGAGCGGGCAAATCATTATGGTTATACCATTCACCACCCTGCGCGTCCGCTTTATGATCTGGAGGACGTCATGCATTGCCTGCCCCTGATGGTTCCGCATGAATTTCATCAGTGGCAAAATCTTGATGACCAGTTCAGGTTCCAGTTCCGGAATGCCGGACATATCCTGGGTTCTGCCATGATTGAAATCCAAATGGGAGAGCATTCCATCCTGTTTACCGGCGACCTGGGCACCCAGCATCCATTGTTGCTGCCTCCGCCGGAGAAGGTAGCTGCGGTCGATACGCTGGTGGTGGAGTCCACCTACGGAGATCGTGAACATACGGATGGCGATGCGAAAGCAACATTGCATAAAATCATCTGGGAAACGTATCAGAAGGACGGAGACCTGATCATTCCGACCTTTGCAGTAGAGCGGGCTCAGGAATTGCTTTTTCTGCTCAGTGAATTGAAAGTTGAAAAACAACTGCCGGACGTGCCCATTTATCTGGATAGCCCTATGGGTGTAAGTGCCACGGCAGTGATGCTGAGGTCCAGTGAATGGCACACCCTATCCAATGCCCAAATCCAGGCCATGGATCATGTCGCCGATCTGATCGTGGATGTCAAGGCTTCCAAAGAGGCCGTGGCGGACCCGCGTCCCAAGATCGTGCTGGCAGGTTCCGGCATGATCACGGGTGGCCGTGTGCTGCATTACCTGGACAAAGGCCTGTCGGACCCGCGCAATACCGTCCTGCTGGTAGGATACCAGGCAGAAGGTACCCGGGGGCGTACGCTGGAAAATGGGGCGCAGGAATTGAAGTTTTTTGGATCTTACCATCCCGTTCGGGCAGCCATAAAGAAAATGGATTACCTGTCCGGACACGCCGACCAGCGGGATATTTTGGATTGGTTGCGTCAGTTTAAACAAGCGCCCAAAAACGTATTGATCAATCACGGTGAGCCGCACTCCTCCGACGCTTTACGGACGAAGATCCATCATGAACTGGGATGGAATTGTGAGGTTGCCCATATGCATCAAACGTATCAAATCAGCTGA
- a CDS encoding thymidine phosphorylase family protein translates to METVRNNHLTIKRLGIDTQEEYYVYVRYDCQVVRSEGFESQTRVSVRKDGKAIVATLNTIHNRMLHRGEASLSESAWAALDCQEGDTLTLSHIPPVESFGFVRGKFYGKRFTRLAFQQIIRDILAGNYSKVHLASFISACAGDSLDLEEITWLTEVMVESGMRMDWGKDGVVDKHCVGGLPGNRTTPIVVSIVAAGGLTIPKTSSRAITSPAGTADTMEVMTRVDLTVPEIRAVVEKEGGCFVWGGAIQLSPADDLLIKVERAMDLDSEGQMVASVLSKKAAAGSKQVVIDIPVGPSAKVRTHLDALKLKYYFSVVGMALGIDIEVIISDGTQPVGVGVGPALEAKDVLRVLRCDPDAPQDLKKHALQLAGPLLELGGKASKGNGIAMAEQLLNSGVAYQKFLAICNAQGGFKEPQTSQMQFEVTATHAGVVTAINCRLLSKVAKLAGAPLAKTAGLECPVKIGDKIKKGDLLYRIHVESQGELEYVQGFIKSQGDIVLIK, encoded by the coding sequence TTGGAAACGGTAAGGAATAATCATTTGACGATCAAGCGATTGGGTATTGACACCCAGGAGGAGTACTATGTCTATGTCCGTTACGATTGTCAGGTAGTACGATCCGAGGGTTTTGAGTCCCAAACCCGGGTATCGGTGCGCAAAGATGGCAAAGCCATCGTTGCTACCCTGAATACCATCCACAACCGGATGCTGCACCGCGGTGAAGCCAGCCTTTCGGAAAGTGCGTGGGCTGCGTTGGATTGTCAGGAAGGGGATACATTGACCTTGTCTCATATACCTCCGGTGGAGTCATTTGGCTTTGTTCGCGGCAAGTTTTACGGCAAGCGGTTTACCAGACTAGCGTTTCAGCAAATCATCCGTGACATCCTGGCCGGCAACTATTCGAAGGTTCATCTGGCTTCCTTTATTTCGGCCTGTGCGGGTGACAGCCTGGATCTGGAAGAGATCACCTGGCTTACGGAAGTCATGGTCGAATCGGGAATGCGTATGGACTGGGGAAAGGATGGTGTGGTTGACAAGCATTGTGTAGGTGGATTGCCCGGAAACAGAACGACCCCAATCGTCGTCTCCATTGTGGCAGCGGGAGGACTAACCATTCCCAAAACGTCATCCCGGGCCATCACTTCACCGGCTGGGACGGCGGATACCATGGAAGTAATGACCAGAGTTGACCTCACCGTGCCCGAGATCCGTGCGGTGGTCGAGAAGGAAGGAGGCTGCTTCGTATGGGGCGGGGCTATTCAGCTGAGCCCGGCAGACGATCTGCTGATCAAGGTGGAACGTGCAATGGATCTGGATAGTGAAGGCCAAATGGTGGCTTCCGTACTTTCAAAGAAAGCCGCTGCCGGCAGTAAACAGGTGGTGATCGATATCCCGGTGGGCCCCAGTGCGAAAGTGAGAACCCATCTGGATGCGCTCAAACTGAAATACTACTTTTCTGTGGTTGGAATGGCGCTGGGGATTGACATTGAAGTGATCATTTCTGACGGGACACAACCGGTTGGGGTAGGGGTAGGCCCCGCCCTGGAGGCAAAAGATGTACTGCGGGTTTTACGCTGTGACCCGGATGCACCGCAGGATCTGAAGAAACATGCTCTACAATTAGCCGGGCCATTACTGGAACTGGGAGGAAAGGCATCCAAGGGCAATGGTATCGCGATGGCAGAGCAACTCCTGAACTCGGGTGTGGCCTATCAGAAATTCCTGGCGATTTGCAATGCACAGGGCGGATTTAAAGAGCCACAAACTTCACAGATGCAGTTTGAGGTAACGGCCACCCACGCTGGGGTCGTGACCGCGATCAATTGCCGGTTGTTAAGTAAAGTGGCAAAATTGGCCGGAGCACCACTTGCAAAGACAGCCGGCCTGGAATGCCCGGTCAAGATCGGGGATAAAATTAAGAAAGGAGACCTGCTCTACCGTATCCATGTGGAGTCTCAGGGCGAGTTGGAATACGTTCAGGGATTCATTAAATCACAAGGGGATATTGTCCTGATCAAATGA
- a CDS encoding PQQ-dependent sugar dehydrogenase, protein MNRNYQQLLVTLLFVSITMFHCSNDSGMAEETRTPVSFSLDTVLEFEGVPWALEWLPNGDMLVADRNGKLLRYDGTSIHEIGGVPEVRAKGQGGLLDLQLHPDYAHNGWLYFSYSKADMTGDSSNTCIARAKINNDQLVQVEELFWALPHATTSHHFGSRIEFDKDGYLFFSVGERGNWDNAQTLENHSGKIHRLHDDGRIPDDNPFVNTPGAQGSIWSYGHRNEQGLLFHPVTGELWENEHGPMGGDEMNVIEKGKNYGWPKITYGINYDSTVISPDTVMAGMEQPILFWRPSIAPSGLAFVTSAKYPQWNGNALVGSLRFRYLKRVELNGHTVGAQEELFPNVGRVREVKQAPDGFIYFTVDEGKVFRIEPVYDAS, encoded by the coding sequence ATGAACCGCAATTACCAGCAACTATTAGTTACTCTTCTTTTCGTTTCCATTACGATGTTCCACTGTTCAAATGACTCCGGAATGGCGGAAGAGACAAGAACTCCCGTTTCGTTTTCCCTGGATACGGTACTAGAATTTGAAGGCGTGCCCTGGGCCCTGGAATGGTTACCAAACGGCGACATGCTGGTGGCAGATCGCAATGGCAAGCTACTGCGTTACGATGGCACCTCGATTCACGAGATCGGTGGTGTGCCTGAAGTGCGGGCGAAAGGGCAGGGAGGATTACTTGACCTGCAGCTGCACCCTGATTATGCCCATAACGGCTGGTTGTATTTTTCTTATTCAAAGGCTGATATGACCGGCGATTCCAGTAATACCTGTATCGCCAGGGCCAAAATCAATAACGATCAGCTGGTCCAGGTCGAAGAATTGTTTTGGGCATTGCCGCATGCAACCACCAGCCATCACTTCGGATCGAGAATAGAATTTGACAAGGATGGCTATCTCTTTTTCTCGGTGGGTGAACGCGGCAACTGGGACAACGCCCAAACACTGGAAAACCACAGCGGCAAGATCCACCGGTTGCATGACGATGGCAGAATACCCGATGATAACCCATTCGTCAATACTCCCGGAGCACAGGGATCCATCTGGTCCTATGGCCACCGCAATGAACAAGGCCTGCTATTCCACCCGGTCACCGGAGAGTTGTGGGAGAATGAACACGGTCCCATGGGTGGGGATGAAATGAATGTGATTGAAAAAGGGAAGAATTACGGTTGGCCTAAAATAACCTACGGCATCAATTACGACAGCACGGTTATCTCCCCGGATACCGTCATGGCCGGAATGGAGCAGCCCATCCTTTTCTGGAGGCCCAGCATCGCTCCCAGCGGACTGGCCTTTGTCACCAGTGCCAAATACCCGCAGTGGAATGGCAATGCACTCGTCGGATCTCTGCGCTTTCGCTATTTGAAACGCGTGGAACTAAATGGACATACAGTGGGCGCTCAGGAAGAACTGTTTCCTAATGTCGGCCGGGTAAGGGAGGTTAAACAGGCCCCGGATGGCTTCATCTATTTTACCGTTGATGAAGGCAAAGTATTCCGTATTGAACCGGTTTATGATGCGAGCTGA
- a CDS encoding DUF2892 domain-containing protein encodes MKKNMGSTDRIIRVIVAIAFGLLYFTHTVTGTFGVVLLVLGIVFLLTSIVSFCPLYFPFGLSTCPNKKA; translated from the coding sequence ATGAAAAAGAATATGGGTAGTACGGATCGAATTATCCGCGTTATTGTAGCCATCGCATTTGGATTACTGTATTTCACACACACGGTTACCGGCACCTTTGGAGTTGTACTCCTGGTCCTGGGAATCGTTTTCCTGCTGACCAGCATCGTCAGTTTTTGCCCTCTGTATTTTCCATTTGGATTGAGCACCTGTCCCAATAAAAAAGCCTGA